The DNA sequence GTTGAAATCTAAAAATCCCGGTTTGTATAATTGAATATAACGATTTGAGAAACAGTAAATCAAAATAGGTTTACTGTTTTTTGTTGCTCAACTTTCAAAAAATCGTCCATAGACATAAAAAGGTACTTGACAAAATGCTCTCTGGGGCACAAAGGAAGATATTAAGCCCTATACCGATGGCGAGTTCTACAACAATGTTCTGCTGACACAAACAGAAAGAATTACCATCATTACCATCTTATTAGAACATACAGTGCGAAACATTGAGTACTGTACCCCGACGCTCGCGTCGGGGTTGTTGATTGCCGTTTTAATCTTGCTGCTTGCAGCTGCCGGTGTTTTTTGCTATTTTTATCTTATTAAAAAACCGGGTATCTATCCGTTCAATCTGAAATAAAACCGGAAACACACAAAGGGGAGATGGAGCACCATTCGTCATTCCATCATCCCCTTTCTGCGAATTGAGCTTTACATTTAAAGAGCACCTCTAAAAATCAGACAAGTTTTTTTAGCGCTCAAATATCGTTTACTCTGCAAAAATAACTAGAGCTAAAATAATCAGAATAACAATATTTATAAACACAATAAAGGGAATAACTTCGTTTAGCCTTTTTTTATTTTCTTTTACTAGAAGGATTGAAACTGCAATCATTGTAAGAATTATATAGGCTGCTATTATAAGTTTTTCGGTTTGCTTGGACATTTGAAAAAACCGGAAAAGAATGCCT is a window from the Treponema denticola genome containing:
- a CDS encoding DUF3784 domain-containing protein; amino-acid sequence: MIAFYIIAAGLAVFGILIHRFKFYFLIAGYNMMSKEEKEEYNASSIGKHVGLCLYLLSVLSLAVGILFRFFQMSKQTEKLIIAAYIILTMIAVSILLVKENKKRLNEVIPFIVFINIVILIILALVIFAE